The genomic stretch CCACAATCTCAaactcctccttctccagctgggtGCGGGACATCTCCCAGAAGGGGCTTTTCTCATTGATCTCATGTGAGATGATGAgaggggacaccaggaacaACCTGTCGTCTCCGGTGTCAAATCCCACGTTGATGTCCGTTTGATTCAGAGGAATAAACTCTCCTTCTTTGGTCTGTTTGGACTTAATCAGTTTGGCTCGAATGGAAGCCTCGACAATGTGGGAATTGCGGAGGTCTCCGACCCGGAACATGAGGCAGAGCTTCTCGTCCCTCATGGAAATGACGGCGTTGTTGGAGAACATGAGGGTCTCCGCCCTCTTCTTTGGTTGGCTGATCTTGACAAACATGCATCCCACCATGAAGGCGTTGACGATGGAGCCCAGGATGGCCTGGACCAGGAGCAGCACGATGCCCTCGGGACACTTCTCTGTGATGACCCTGTGGCCGTACCCGATGGTTGTCTCGGTCTCGATGGAAAACAGGAACGCCGAGACGAATCCGCTGAGGTTTTCCACACAGGGAATCCAGTTCTCGTCCTCCAGGTGGTCCAGGTCTCCCCGGATGTAGGCAATGAGCCACCAGATGAACCCAAAGAACAGCCAGGTGATGGTGTAGACCATGGTGAAGACCAGCAGGTTGAAGCGCCACTTGAGGTCCACCAGGGTGGTAAAGAGGTCACTGAGGTACCGGTAGGTCTCCTGGACGTTCCCGTGGTGCACGTTGCACTTGCCGCTCTTCTCCATGTACCGCTGCCGCGGCTTCTTCGCCCTCGGCGGAAATGAGCCGGGTCCTGTCCGTGGCGATGGGGACGTCATCCCGAGCCTGCTTGGGGATCTTCTTGGGCTCCCGGGACGTGACCCCAATGTCCATGTCCTGGTTCATGAAGATCCGGGAATCTccagccatggctgggctgcGCAACAAGGAAGGACAGGTTCAGGCagaaggcaaagaggaaaaagccaTTTTGTTTCACTGTCTGGACCATCAGGACATTGATTTTGCAGGGTTATAGGAGGTGTGATGGGGTTATTAGCGGATGAGGGGATGGTGAATAGTGGGAGGGTCTGTTGTCGGTCTGATCAGATTTTAGTGGGATGGCTATGCTGTATTCAAAGGGAGTGGTGTTGCTTTTGATTGGGGGGTGAGgattgttgtttgtttgtggtgtTGGAGCTTGTGCGAGGGTTGTCTCGGGGCGATTTGAGCTGTTCAGTGGAAGGGTCAGGAAGTAGTTTAGTCAAAAATGCCAGCTTTGGAGTTGGAGATGAGGGTCTGAATCCTTTCTTCCTGGCTGTTGTGGGAGAAGTGTGAACCCTCCAACTTGTTGAACACTTGTTAACCCTTCACTTGTTAAacagagccctgcagtgacCCAGAATTAAAGACTGATTTATCACACACAGGCCCTTCAAACATCAGCAACTACTGGGGCGATGGGCACACTGTGGAAGCATAGAACACTTAAACCTTATTAGaacatttttgggttttctttctgtccttaGATTTTTTTGCACACCAAATTTGCTTGAGATCACAACTCAGAACAAAGTAAAGATACATCAACATTTTTTCAGGAGGGACTGAAGCTTTTtcatgcctcaggttttgggtGCATATCAAGAGAAACCATAGAAATTAAGAGAAAACACTGAGCACCGCTGTCTACCTAAATCTCACATGAGTCTAAATTATGCATGAAGGCTTCCCTTGCAGTCAGCAGAGAAAGGCATCTCCAGGGATAACTCAGGTTTCAGGAGTGCTGAATCACCTTCTGGAAGTTTACTCGTGAGCCTGGGCTTTAAACgtgaaataaacatttaattgAGTATCTTGAATCCCACGTGTGAGGGTGTGATGAATCCAGGCCTGCTGTTAATGAGATCTATCAGAGCTCACCCCTTTGCTCCACCTGACATTAGACAAAATCACTGGGCACTTTTAGGAATGCATCAGAGCTATTAAAAAGCCCACTGTCGACATTCAGAGTAATGCTTACCAGGATACAAATAAATAACATGAGATGAGGGCGGCAATGCTGTCTGCCAGTTCTAATGTAACATCCTGTTTACAGAGATGATTAGATActcctttaaaaaatgagagTCTTGACTCTGGATGCAGGGCACAGACAAAATCTCTGTCAAAGACTACCTAAGGAGCCTTAGGGATATCAAAGATAGAGCAGCAATATTTTCTATGGCATTCGTTCCCTGTATTGTCCTCTGCAAATCCTATTAAAACCTAACTAAATCTATTACTGCTCCCTCTGTCTTTAATCTTCTTATGTGCCTGTGAATGAGAAAAGGTGCAGAGATACAATTAAGAGTATCTTGGGAGAGACAATTTTTAAGACCGAGCAAAGTAGCTCCATCTTTTTggtattaaaaagcaaaaagggtGGGCGGGAATGAAAGCAGAGGCAGGATGAATAAATGAAACAACAAATTTTCACTTCCATTTGGCTGCAGCCAAGTCAGGATAACGGCAGAGAACTCCTCGTGGCCCTTGTCTAAGTCATCATCGATCAGT from Camarhynchus parvulus chromosome 24, STF_HiC, whole genome shotgun sequence encodes the following:
- the KCNJ5 gene encoding LOW QUALITY PROTEIN: G protein-activated inward rectifier potassium channel 4 (The sequence of the model RefSeq protein was modified relative to this genomic sequence to represent the inferred CDS: inserted 2 bases in 1 codon; deleted 1 base in 1 codon); amino-acid sequence: MAGDSRIFMNQDMDIGVTSREPKKIPKQARDDVPIATDRTRLISAEGKKPRQRYMEKSGKCNVHHGNVQETYRYLSDLFTTLVDLKWRFNLLVFTMVYTITWLFFGFIWWLIAYIRGDLDHLEDENWIPCVENLSGFVSAFLFSIETETTIGYGHRVITEKCPEGIVLLLVQAILGSIVNAFMVGCMFVKISQPKKRAETLMFSNNAVISMRDEKLCLMFRVGDLRNSHIVEASIRAKLIKSKQTKEGEFIPLNQTDINVGFDTGDDRLFLVSPLIISHEINEKSPFWEMSRTQLEKEEFEIVVILEGMVEATGMTCQARSSYMDTEVLWGHRFTPVLTLEKDFYEVDYNSFHSTYETHTPVCCAKELAQSRREGQLLGPLPSLGRDTGTAREDQEEEEEXEEEEEGREPAGLSGANGTAGEGKEEVPV